DNA from Mesorhizobium loti R88b:
ATCACCGGTTGGGCAGCGCTTCGATCGAAATATTACACGGCATGTAATTGAGACCATGCCTTCGATGGCCCTAGTCGGTGAAGACTTTCGCGATCGAACACTGCCGTGGGGCATCCGCGAAGGTGGCATCCAATCAGAAACTGATCTTGGAAGAGGACGTTACAATGCAGAGATTCACACTTCAGACGATCGAGTCGGCACCGGAGAAATCCAGGCCAACCCTGAAGGCGCTGGAAGAGAAATTTGGCTTCCTTCCGAACGTCATGGCGACAATGGCGAACAATCCGGTTCTTCTCAACGGGTTCGCCGGCAGCTTCGGCAGCTTTCATGGCGGCAGCCTCGATGAAATCGAAAAGCAGGTCCTGCTGCTGACGAATGCCGTCACGATCAAATGTCCCTGGACCGTTGCCGCCCATTCGACGTTCGCCATCGAAGACGGGATCGCCGAGAGCGAGGTCATGGCGATCCGGGCCGGCAGGCTGCCCAAGGATCCCAGATACGCCGCACTTTCGGCGCTGACGAAGGCGCTGATCGAGACCAGGGGAAACGTGAGCGACGCGGATATCGACGCGTTTACCTCGGCGGGCTATTCGAAGGCCCAGATCCTGGAGGTCGTAACCGGGATCGGCATTTCCACCATGGCGGCAACCACCGCCAACATGGCAGGCACGCCGATCGAGGATCGCTTCCAGCCCCAACTGTGGTCCGCAGCGGCTTGATGAACCAATCGACGTCGCATGGATCGACTGATGCGACCCATGCGATGTCGGGCTTCATGCGCTGCCCGATCGCCACGTACGGTGCAGATGGATTGCGAGGATCCCATGAAATCGGCTGATCTCAAGACGAACATGACGCCAAACCTCGGCGTGCTGCTGCGCCATTGGCGCGATCTGCGTCGCCGAAGCCAGCTCGATCTATCGCTTGATACAGGCATTTCGCAAAAGCAGATCAGCTTCGTCGAAAGCGGCCGCAGCGTTCCCGGCCGCCAGACCTTGATGGCCATCGCCCAAGCGCTGGATGTCCCCTTGCGCGACCGCAACACATTGCTGCTGGCGGCAGGCTATGCGCCGATGTTTTCCGAGAACGCGTGGGATTCCGCCGAGATGGTTGGTGTGACCAATGCCTTGAAGCGCATGCTGCGACAGCACGAGCCTTTTCCGGCCCTGGTCATGGATCGCTACTGGAACGTGCTCATGACCAATGAAGCCGCGCCGCGCTTCTTCGGCTGTTTCATCGACATGGCCGCCCGCCGGGGGCCGCGCAACATGCTGCACCTGATGTTCGACCCCCAGGGCATGCGCCCATTCATCGCCAATTGGCCAGATGTCGCACGCAGTCTGTTCGAGCGTGTCTATCGCGAATCCATCGGCCGCGTCGTCGACGACAAGACGAAGGCCTTGCTGGCGGAGTTGCTCGCCTATCCCGACGTTGAGAGCGAATGGAAAAACCCGGTGGCGATCGGCTTCATGCCCACAATTCCACTTGGTTTCGTCATGCCGACCAAAGAGGGGCCGACCAAAGAGGGGCCGACCAAAGAGGGGCCGACCAAAGAGGGGGGCGATCGGGTTCTTAACTACTTTTCGATGGTCACCACCGTCGGTACGCCGCAAACCGTTGCCGCCCAGGAACTGCGCCTCGAGTGCATGTTCCCGGCGGACGAGGCGACCGAAAACCATCATGCGGAGCTTATGAAGGCCGCCGGTAGCCCGTAGATATCTGGCGGGACGAGCCCGCCGCTCTACCTCTTGGTTTTGCGCAATTGCTGTGGGAAAACCGTTTCACACTTTTCCGGCAATTGCTTCAGGCGACAGGCGCTGCCACCGCCGCTGCGGATTTCGCCGTTTCCTTGCGCACGATCGGTGCTACCCGGGTGCCGTAGAGTTCGATCGCCTTCATGATCTTGGTGTGCGGCATGGTGCCGATCGCCATCTGCAGCAGGAAGCGGTCATTGTTGAAAATCCTGTGCTGGGCGACGATCTTTTCCGCTACCTGCTCCGGATTGCCGACGAACAGGGCGCCATTTGGACCACGCGATTGGTCGAAATGCGCCCGCGATGTCGGCCCCCAGCCGCGCTCGCGGCCGATGCGGTTCATCACTTCCGCCTGCGGACCGTAGAAATCGTCGGCCGCCTGTTCGGTCGTCTCGGCAATGAAGCCGTGCACGTTGATGCTGGTGGCGAGGCCCGACGGGTCAGCGTCGGCGCGCTTGGCGGCCTCGCGGTAGACATCGAACAACGGCGCAAAGCGGGCCGGCTCGCCGCCGATGATGGCAAGCGCCAGCGGCAGGCCGAGCACGCCCGCGCGGGCAGCAGACTGGGGCGTGCCGCCAATGGCGATCCAGATCGGCAACCTGTCCTGGAACGGCCGGGGATAGACACCGCGATCGTTGATCGACGCGCGCAGATTGCCGGACCATGTGACCTTGACGCTGTCTCGGATGGCAAGCAGCAGATCGAGCTTTTCGGCGAACAGCTCGTCATAATCCTCCAGATTGTAGCCGAACAGCGGGAAGGATTCGATGAACGAACCGCGCCCGGCCATGATCTCGGCGCGGCCGCCCGACAGAAGATCGAGCGTGGCAAACTGCTGGAAGACGCGCACCGGATCATCGGAGGACAGAACGGTAACCGCGCTGGTCAGCTTGATGCGCTTCGAGCGCTCGGCTGCCGCGGCCAGCGCCACGACCGGTGCTGAAGCGGCATAATCGGGCCGGTGATGTTCGCCCAGACCGAAGACGTCGAGGCCGACCTGGTCGGCCAGTTCGACCTCCTCGATCAGGTTGCGCAAGCGCTCATGCGGGCCGATTGCGCCGGGGCCCGGCTGCGGGCTGACGTCGGCAAAGGTGTAGAGACCGAGTTCCATATCAATGTCATCCTGGTGTTGGGTTTTGCCGCTAGACGTAGCGAGCGCCCCGCTTCGCCGCCAGAGGCGCGGACAGTGAACAGTGCATGTCGTTTTGCGGGGGAAAGGCGTCTCCCGCGCGCAACATCGCGGAATTTCATGGCTGGCATACCGTTTTGGCGCTTGAACTCTTGCTATTCGCGCGTATGTAAGCCTCGCGAATTGACTTCAGGGAAGTGGACTTGGCTATCTACAGGGAAAAAGACATTTTCGAGCGGCGCAATGCCGCGAACGAGGCAAAGAAGGCGCTTCTGGAGCGCTTCAAGTCAAAGCCGGCGGCAGATGATCCTGCGGTTGTGGCGCGACAGGCCGAGCGCAAGGCAATCCTCGAGGCTCGTGAGATCCGCGAAGCCGAGAAGGCTCGGTTGAAGCAGGAAAAGCTGGCACGCGAGGCGGTCGAGAAGGCCGAGCGCGAGGCGGCGGCCGAAGCGGCGCGTATTGCAGCCGAAGAGGCAGCACAGGCTGAAGCGAAGATCAAGGAAGCCGAAGAGACCGAGCGCATTGCTCGCTTGCTGGCCGACGAAGCCGAACGCAAAGCAAAACGCGACGCGCGCTATGCGGCGCGCAAGCAGCGCACCGGCAGAACGCCCCCAGGCTTCTCCGCCCGCTAAGGCCTTTTCGGCCAAGCTTCGAAATTTGGATTCAGGGTCGCCTTGCAGCGGCCCTGAACGTGTTTGCATGAAAAAAGCCTTGAGCCTCTCCGAGGCGGGTGGTTCCAACGGCTCACGCCCTCGGGCCAAGCCCGAGGGCCAGCGTTTGGACGCAATCAGGCGGCGAACTTCAGCCCCATGATGCCGCAGACGATCAGCGCGATGCAGCCCAGCCTGATCGCGGTGGCGGGCTCGCCGAGCAGCCAGATGCCGAGCAGCGCGGTGCCGACCGTGCCAATGCCGGTCCACACCGCATAGGCGGTTCCGACGGGAAGCGCCTTCAGCGCCAGGCCGAGCAATGTAAGGCTGACGATCATCGACGCGACGGTCAGGACCGTCGGTACCAGTTTCGAGAAACCGTCGGTGTATTTGAGGCCGATCGCCCAGCCGATTTCGAACAGGCCGGCGAAAAACAGAAGAATCCAGGACATCGGAACGCTCCATCCAGCATCGGGCCGGAAACGGAGCCCGATCCGGGATGCTTGATCAATGTGGGCGGGTCGTCCCGACCGAATTTTCGGAGGTGCGGGGTCGTCCCCGCACCAGAGATATAGGCTTGTCCAAACGCCCGATCAACCCGGCGGCATTGCCTGACGCCGCCGGTGGGATTCCGCCGCGCTTGCCGAGGCCTACTTCTCCTTGATGCGAATCGCCTTGACCGGC
Protein-coding regions in this window:
- the sugE gene encoding quaternary ammonium compound efflux SMR transporter SugE; translated protein: MSWILLFFAGLFEIGWAIGLKYTDGFSKLVPTVLTVASMIVSLTLLGLALKALPVGTAYAVWTGIGTVGTALLGIWLLGEPATAIRLGCIALIVCGIMGLKFAA
- a CDS encoding DUF6481 family protein, yielding MAIYREKDIFERRNAANEAKKALLERFKSKPAADDPAVVARQAERKAILEAREIREAEKARLKQEKLAREAVEKAEREAAAEAARIAAEEAAQAEAKIKEAEETERIARLLADEAERKAKRDARYAARKQRTGRTPPGFSAR
- a CDS encoding carboxymuconolactone decarboxylase family protein, with the translated sequence MQRFTLQTIESAPEKSRPTLKALEEKFGFLPNVMATMANNPVLLNGFAGSFGSFHGGSLDEIEKQVLLLTNAVTIKCPWTVAAHSTFAIEDGIAESEVMAIRAGRLPKDPRYAALSALTKALIETRGNVSDADIDAFTSAGYSKAQILEVVTGIGISTMAATTANMAGTPIEDRFQPQLWSAAA
- a CDS encoding LLM class flavin-dependent oxidoreductase — its product is MELGLYTFADVSPQPGPGAIGPHERLRNLIEEVELADQVGLDVFGLGEHHRPDYAASAPVVALAAAAERSKRIKLTSAVTVLSSDDPVRVFQQFATLDLLSGGRAEIMAGRGSFIESFPLFGYNLEDYDELFAEKLDLLLAIRDSVKVTWSGNLRASINDRGVYPRPFQDRLPIWIAIGGTPQSAARAGVLGLPLALAIIGGEPARFAPLFDVYREAAKRADADPSGLATSINVHGFIAETTEQAADDFYGPQAEVMNRIGRERGWGPTSRAHFDQSRGPNGALFVGNPEQVAEKIVAQHRIFNNDRFLLQMAIGTMPHTKIMKAIELYGTRVAPIVRKETAKSAAAVAAPVA
- a CDS encoding helix-turn-helix transcriptional regulator; amino-acid sequence: MKSADLKTNMTPNLGVLLRHWRDLRRRSQLDLSLDTGISQKQISFVESGRSVPGRQTLMAIAQALDVPLRDRNTLLLAAGYAPMFSENAWDSAEMVGVTNALKRMLRQHEPFPALVMDRYWNVLMTNEAAPRFFGCFIDMAARRGPRNMLHLMFDPQGMRPFIANWPDVARSLFERVYRESIGRVVDDKTKALLAELLAYPDVESEWKNPVAIGFMPTIPLGFVMPTKEGPTKEGPTKEGPTKEGGDRVLNYFSMVTTVGTPQTVAAQELRLECMFPADEATENHHAELMKAAGSP